In Planctomycetota bacterium, the sequence ATGAGTTTCTCGTCGGTCGGCGAAGAAGTGGAGCCCGGGGCCAGTCTGGACACGAAGTACTCCCGTTCATTCCTTGACGTACACCGACGGCTGCACCGAACGGAACGGCACGCCCAGACCGGCGAGGGTCTCGGCGCTGCCGACCGCGAGGATGCCCTGGGGACGCAAGAGGTCGTGGAACCGGCGGACCAGCCGGCGCCGGGTCTCGGCGTTGAAGTAGATCATCACGTTCCGGCAGAAGATGACGTCGAACGGGCCTCGCATCGGCCAGGCGTCCATCAGGTTGAGGCGTCCGATCGTCACGAGTTTGCGGACCTCCGGCGCAACCTCGAGCATCGGCGGGGATTGCCCGGGCACGCTCGAGAAGTACCTCTCCGCGAGCTCCGGCGGCATGCCGTCCATCGAGTCGGGCGAGTATCGGCCCGCTTTCGCCTGTCCGACAGCGAAGGTCGAGAGATCCGTGCCGAGGATCCTGACGTCCCACGCCCGGATGTCGGGCAGGCTCTCGAGAGCGTTGATCGC encodes:
- a CDS encoding protein-glutamate O-methyltransferase CheR; the protein is MRTLAESQFQRIAALAQARWGLHLTPVKLPLVSSRLASFLRKSRFASPEAYLDHLETDATDEDMLLFFDLLSTNVTSFFRDPQHFAYLEREFYTPLARENLTTPGRRIRVWSAACSTGQEPYSLAINALESLPDIRAWDVRILGTDLSTFAVGQAKAGRYSPDSMDGMPPELAERYFSSVPGQSPPMLEVAPEVRKLVTIGRLNLMDAWPMRGPFDVIFCRNVMIYFNAETRRRLVRRFHDLLRPQGILAVGSAETLAGLGVPFRSVQPSVYVKE